One Amycolatopsis thermophila DNA segment encodes these proteins:
- a CDS encoding YceD family protein: MSQHSDSPDARNPWVVDTRELGRRAGLSRAIQRTAPTSVELGVPDVIVVPAGAEVELDLLLESVVEGVLVTGTAAARTTGACSRCLDPISDEVEVELTELFAYPDSTTDETTDEDEVARLVDDRIDLEPLVRDAVVLALPQVPLCREDCPGLCPECGGKWADLEPGHGHETIDPRWAALVERFDDSSSGGPGRQA; the protein is encoded by the coding sequence ATGTCTCAGCACAGTGACTCTCCCGACGCCCGCAATCCGTGGGTCGTCGACACCCGTGAGCTGGGCCGGCGCGCCGGCCTGAGCCGCGCCATCCAGCGCACCGCGCCGACCAGCGTCGAGCTGGGCGTGCCCGACGTGATCGTCGTGCCCGCGGGCGCCGAGGTCGAGCTGGACCTGCTGCTCGAATCGGTGGTCGAGGGCGTGCTGGTCACCGGCACCGCCGCGGCGCGCACGACCGGCGCCTGCTCCCGCTGCCTCGACCCGATCTCCGACGAGGTCGAGGTCGAGCTGACCGAGCTGTTCGCCTACCCGGACTCGACCACCGACGAGACCACCGACGAGGACGAGGTCGCGCGCCTGGTCGACGACCGGATCGATCTCGAACCACTGGTCCGCGACGCCGTCGTGCTGGCCCTGCCGCAGGTCCCGCTCTGCCGCGAGGACTGCCCGGGGCTGTGCCCGGAATGCGGTGGGAAGTGGGCCGATCTCGAGCCCGGACACGGGCATGAGACGATAGACCCTCGGTGGGCCGCGCTGGTCGAGCGTTTCGACGACTCGTCCTCGGGCGGGCCCGGCCGGCAAGCCTGA
- the kdpA gene encoding potassium-transporting ATPase subunit KdpA, with the protein MPDLASGLVTAGILVAALALVHKPLGDYMAHVFTGEKHLKLERGLYRVFRVDPSSEQRWPTYALGVLGFSLVSIVFLYLLQRLQPLLPLSLGRGPVSPGVAFNTAVSFVTNTNWQSYVPETTMGHLVQMAGLTVQNFLSAGVGLAVAIALIRGFTRAKTDRLGNFWVDLTRGTVRILLPVAVVFAIALIALGVTQSLRAGVTVTGVDGTPSTISLAPTASQEVVKELGTNGGGIFNANSAHPFENPTAWTNLVEIFLILVIPVSLTRTFGRLAGNPKQGYVLLSVMGLLWTFVLVVTWWAESHPNGPAALLAGAGLEGKEQRFGIGASSLFATSTTGTSTGAVNAMHDSFSGLGGGMPLLQMLFGEVSPGGVGTGLYGILVMAIIAMFLAGLMVGRTPEYLGKKLGKREVTAAAVAMLAMPTVVLLGAGAALLVPGTTGALGNSGPHGLSEVLYAYASTGNNNGSAFAGITVTAGWFQSSLSVAMLIGRFVPIIAVLCLAGSLAAQKKVPETAGTLPTTGPLFGSVLAGTIVLVAALTFVPALALGPIAEAVA; encoded by the coding sequence ATGCCGGACCTCGCGTCCGGCCTGGTCACGGCCGGAATCCTCGTCGCCGCGCTGGCGCTCGTGCACAAGCCGCTGGGCGACTACATGGCGCACGTCTTCACCGGTGAGAAGCACCTGAAGCTCGAGCGCGGCCTGTACCGCGTGTTCCGCGTCGACCCGTCCTCCGAGCAGCGCTGGCCCACTTACGCGCTCGGTGTCCTCGGGTTCTCGCTGGTGTCCATCGTCTTCCTGTACCTGCTGCAGCGCCTGCAGCCGCTGCTGCCGTTGAGCCTCGGTCGCGGGCCGGTCAGCCCGGGCGTCGCGTTCAACACCGCGGTCAGCTTCGTGACGAACACCAACTGGCAGTCCTACGTGCCCGAGACCACGATGGGTCACCTGGTGCAGATGGCCGGCCTGACGGTGCAGAACTTCCTGTCCGCCGGGGTCGGGCTGGCCGTCGCGATCGCGCTGATCCGCGGGTTCACGCGCGCGAAGACCGACCGGCTCGGCAATTTCTGGGTGGACCTGACCCGTGGCACCGTGCGGATCCTGTTGCCGGTGGCGGTGGTGTTCGCGATCGCGCTGATCGCGCTCGGCGTCACGCAGAGCCTGCGCGCCGGCGTCACCGTGACCGGTGTGGACGGCACGCCGAGCACGATCTCCCTGGCGCCCACCGCGAGCCAGGAGGTCGTCAAGGAGCTGGGCACCAACGGCGGCGGGATCTTCAACGCCAACTCCGCCCACCCCTTCGAAAACCCGACCGCGTGGACGAACCTGGTCGAGATCTTCCTCATCCTGGTGATCCCGGTGTCGCTGACCCGGACGTTCGGCAGGCTGGCCGGCAACCCGAAGCAGGGGTACGTCCTGCTGTCGGTGATGGGTCTGCTGTGGACGTTCGTCCTGGTCGTCACCTGGTGGGCGGAGTCGCACCCGAACGGACCCGCCGCGTTGCTGGCCGGAGCCGGCCTGGAGGGCAAGGAGCAGCGGTTCGGCATCGGCGCGTCCTCGTTGTTCGCCACCAGCACCACCGGCACGTCGACGGGTGCGGTCAACGCGATGCACGACAGCTTCAGCGGCCTGGGCGGCGGGATGCCGTTGCTGCAGATGCTCTTCGGTGAGGTCTCGCCCGGCGGCGTCGGTACCGGCCTCTACGGCATCCTGGTGATGGCGATCATCGCGATGTTCCTGGCCGGCCTCATGGTCGGGCGCACCCCGGAGTACCTGGGCAAGAAGCTCGGCAAGCGCGAGGTGACCGCGGCCGCCGTCGCGATGCTGGCGATGCCGACGGTCGTCCTGCTCGGCGCGGGCGCGGCGCTGCTCGTGCCGGGCACCACGGGCGCGCTGGGCAACAGCGGCCCGCACGGACTGTCCGAAGTGCTCTACGCCTACGCCTCGACCGGCAACAACAACGGCAGCGCGTTCGCCGGGATCACCGTCACCGCCGGCTGGTTCCAGTCGTCGCTGTCGGTGGCGATGCTGATCGGCCGGTTCGTGCCGATCATCGCGGTCCTGTGCCTGGCCGGTTCGCTGGCGGCGCAGAAGAAGGTGCCGGAGACCGCGGGCACCCTGCCGACGACCGGACCGCTGTTCGGGTCCGTGCTCGCCGGAACCATCGTTCTCGTCGCGGCGCTGACGTTCGTCCCCGCGCTCGCGCTCGGTCCCATCGCGGAGGCCGTGGCATGA
- the rpmF gene encoding 50S ribosomal protein L32, translating into MAVPKRKMSRSNTRHRRAQWKATPVQLVPCSNRACRQPKPQHVACPTCGQYDGRQVVEPA; encoded by the coding sequence GTGGCCGTCCCGAAGCGGAAGATGTCGCGCTCCAACACGCGCCACCGTCGTGCGCAGTGGAAGGCGACGCCCGTGCAGCTGGTGCCCTGCTCGAACCGGGCCTGCCGGCAGCCGAAGCCGCAGCACGTGGCCTGCCCGACCTGCGGCCAGTACGACGGTCGTCAGGTCGTCGAGCCCGCCTGA
- the asnB gene encoding asparagine synthase (glutamine-hydrolyzing), with product MCGITGWVAYDSDLTQRREVLDAMTGTMACRGPDDEGTWIAPHAALGHRRLAIIDLPGGRQPMSVTTPAGEVAMVYSGEAYNFAELRRELEGKGHTFRTDSDTEVVLHGYLEWGEAVADHLNGMYAFAIWDARDDKLVMIRDRMGIKPFYYYPTRDGVLFGSEPKAILANPAARKVVDADGLRELFSFTKRPGWSLWHGMSEVEPGTIVRVDRDGVHTRTYWKLEAREHTDDQETTVARVRELMTDIVHRQLVADVPRCVLLSGGLDSSAITGLAAARLREDGEQLRTFSVDFVGQEENFKPDEMRDTPDSPFIRDVAKLVDSAHQDVVLDPAALSDPEVRRAVVRARDIPAGMGDMDTSLYLLFKAIRSESTVALSGESADEVFGGYRWFHDDTARNADTFPWLAFRTGVQDGGNLLRGDVSRTLDLDGYIADQYRTALGQVEHLDGASGLERRMREVCHLHLTRMVRALLDRKDRASMAVGLEVRVPFCDHRLVEYVYNTPWSLKTFDGREKSLLRHATKHVLPQSVVDRVKSPYPSTQDPGYAAVLQQQAKEVLAQKDSPVFELADRGWVTEAVGQDPAAMTSLTRHGLDRLLDLRHWFDIYRPELRLA from the coding sequence ATGTGCGGAATCACCGGCTGGGTCGCCTACGACTCGGATCTCACCCAGCGGCGCGAGGTGCTCGACGCGATGACGGGCACCATGGCCTGCCGCGGCCCCGACGACGAGGGCACCTGGATCGCCCCGCACGCGGCGCTGGGGCACCGGCGTCTGGCCATCATCGACCTGCCCGGCGGACGCCAGCCGATGTCGGTGACCACGCCCGCCGGCGAGGTCGCGATGGTCTACAGCGGCGAGGCCTACAACTTCGCCGAGCTGCGCCGCGAACTGGAGGGCAAGGGCCACACCTTCCGGACCGACAGCGACACCGAGGTCGTGCTGCACGGCTACCTCGAATGGGGCGAGGCCGTCGCCGACCACCTCAACGGCATGTACGCCTTCGCCATCTGGGACGCCCGCGACGACAAGCTCGTCATGATCCGCGACCGGATGGGCATCAAGCCGTTCTACTACTACCCCACGCGCGACGGGGTGCTGTTCGGCTCCGAGCCCAAGGCGATCCTCGCCAACCCGGCGGCGCGGAAGGTCGTGGACGCCGACGGGCTGCGTGAGCTGTTCTCCTTCACCAAGCGGCCGGGTTGGTCGCTGTGGCACGGGATGTCCGAAGTGGAGCCCGGCACGATCGTCCGCGTCGACCGCGACGGCGTGCACACCCGAACCTACTGGAAGCTCGAGGCGCGCGAGCACACCGACGACCAGGAGACGACCGTCGCGCGGGTGCGCGAGCTGATGACCGACATCGTGCACCGGCAGCTGGTCGCCGACGTACCGCGCTGCGTGCTGCTGTCCGGTGGCCTGGACTCCAGCGCGATCACCGGTCTGGCCGCGGCCCGGCTGCGTGAGGATGGCGAGCAGCTGCGCACGTTCTCGGTCGACTTCGTCGGGCAGGAGGAGAACTTCAAGCCCGACGAGATGCGCGACACCCCGGACTCGCCGTTCATCCGGGACGTGGCGAAGCTGGTCGACTCGGCGCACCAGGACGTCGTGCTGGACCCGGCGGCGCTGTCCGACCCGGAGGTGCGCCGCGCGGTGGTGAGGGCGCGGGACATCCCGGCCGGCATGGGCGACATGGACACCTCGCTGTACCTGCTGTTCAAGGCCATCCGATCGGAGTCGACGGTGGCACTGTCCGGCGAGTCGGCCGACGAGGTGTTCGGCGGGTACCGGTGGTTCCACGACGACACCGCCCGCAACGCCGACACCTTCCCGTGGCTGGCGTTCCGGACCGGCGTGCAGGACGGCGGGAACCTGTTGCGCGGGGACGTTTCCCGGACGCTGGACCTGGACGGCTACATCGCCGACCAGTACCGGACCGCGCTGGGCCAGGTCGAGCACCTGGACGGGGCGAGCGGCCTGGAACGGCGGATGCGCGAGGTGTGCCACCTGCACCTGACCCGGATGGTGCGGGCGCTGCTGGACCGCAAGGACCGCGCGTCGATGGCGGTCGGGCTCGAGGTGCGGGTGCCGTTCTGCGACCACCGGCTCGTCGAGTACGTCTACAACACGCCGTGGTCGCTCAAGACGTTTGACGGCCGGGAGAAGAGCCTGCTGCGGCACGCGACCAAGCACGTGCTGCCGCAGTCCGTTGTGGACCGGGTGAAGAGCCCGTACCCGTCCACCCAGGACCCCGGCTACGCGGCCGTGTTGCAGCAGCAGGCCAAGGAAGTGCTGGCGCAGAAGGACAGTCCGGTGTTCGAGCTGGCCGACCGCGGGTGGGTCACCGAGGCCGTGGGCCAGGACCCGGCCGCCATGACGTCCCTGACGCGCCACGGCCTGGACCGGCTGCTCGACCTGCGCCACTGGTTCGACATCTACCGCCCGGAGCTGCGGCTGGCGTAG
- a CDS encoding general stress protein, whose product MTQAFTQTAFSGARTAPQLPTLPTGWPIGSYESYEEAQRAVDHLADHDFPVADVTIVGVEPMLVERVAGKLSWGRVLGGAAMSGAWFGVFVGLLLTWFTPGAGLLPILFGLVAGVAFSMVFAAISYGATRGRRDFVSQTQLVARRYDVLSQPRNAEKGRDLLANLAARTHAFN is encoded by the coding sequence ATGACCCAAGCATTCACGCAGACCGCGTTCTCAGGCGCTCGCACCGCCCCGCAGCTCCCGACCCTGCCCACCGGCTGGCCGATCGGGTCGTACGAGTCCTACGAAGAGGCCCAGCGGGCCGTCGACCACCTCGCCGATCACGACTTCCCCGTGGCGGACGTCACGATCGTCGGCGTCGAGCCGATGCTGGTCGAGCGGGTCGCGGGCAAGCTCAGCTGGGGGCGGGTGCTCGGGGGCGCCGCGATGTCGGGTGCCTGGTTCGGTGTGTTCGTCGGCTTGCTGCTGACGTGGTTCACGCCGGGCGCCGGGCTGCTGCCGATCCTGTTCGGGCTCGTCGCCGGTGTCGCCTTCAGCATGGTGTTCGCCGCCATCAGCTACGGCGCGACCCGCGGCCGCCGCGACTTCGTGTCGCAGACGCAGCTCGTCGCGCGGCGCTACGACGTGCTGAGCCAGCCCCGCAACGCCGAGAAGGGCCGCGACCTGCTGGCGAACCTGGCGGCGCGGACGCACGCCTTCAACTGA
- the coaD gene encoding pantetheine-phosphate adenylyltransferase gives MRRAVCPGSYDPVTNGHLDIIERAAKLFDEVVVAVMINKSKKGMFSIDERMEMLREITAHLPNVRVDSWHGLLVEYCRQHDIAAIAKGLRSVSDFDYELQMAQMNRELSGVETLLMSNNPAYGFVSSSLVKEVATYGGDVKNLVPGVVFEKLTAKLAERA, from the coding sequence ATGCGGCGTGCGGTGTGTCCAGGCTCCTACGACCCGGTGACCAACGGCCACCTCGACATCATCGAGCGGGCGGCCAAGCTGTTCGACGAGGTCGTGGTCGCGGTCATGATCAACAAGTCGAAGAAGGGCATGTTCTCCATCGACGAGCGGATGGAGATGCTGCGCGAGATCACCGCGCACCTGCCCAACGTGCGGGTGGACTCGTGGCACGGCCTGCTGGTCGAGTACTGCAGGCAGCACGACATCGCGGCGATCGCCAAGGGCCTGCGCTCGGTCAGCGACTTCGACTACGAGCTGCAGATGGCGCAGATGAACCGCGAGCTCTCCGGGGTGGAGACGCTGCTCATGTCGAACAACCCGGCCTACGGCTTCGTGTCCAGCTCGCTGGTCAAGGAGGTCGCCACCTACGGCGGCGACGTGAAGAACCTGGTGCCCGGCGTCGTCTTCGAGAAGCTGACCGCGAAACTCGCCGAACGGGCCTGA
- the mutM gene encoding bifunctional DNA-formamidopyrimidine glycosylase/DNA-(apurinic or apyrimidinic site) lyase: protein MPELPEVEVVRRGLQAHVAGRAIARVEVLHPRAIRRHELGPDDFTGRLAGARIEAARRRGKYLWLELSDKEAILAHLGMSGQMLVQPEGTPDEKHLRVRFRFDDGGPELRFVDQRTFGGLALADLVDSDGVLLPSPIAHIARDPMDPAFDPARAVQALRSRRTEIKRALLDQTLVSGVGNIYADESLWRARLHWARPTEKLTRAQGAAVLEAATEVMNEALQAGGTSFDALYVNVNGQSGYFDRSLNVYGQGDRPCRRCGTPIRREPFMNRSSYFCPRCQPRPRRTH from the coding sequence GTGCCGGAGCTTCCCGAAGTCGAAGTGGTCCGCCGTGGGCTGCAGGCCCACGTCGCGGGCCGGGCGATCGCGCGTGTCGAGGTGCTGCACCCGCGTGCGATCCGGCGTCACGAGCTGGGCCCGGACGACTTCACCGGCCGCCTCGCCGGCGCGCGCATCGAGGCGGCCCGCCGCCGCGGCAAGTACCTCTGGCTGGAGCTCTCCGACAAGGAGGCGATCCTCGCGCACCTGGGCATGAGCGGCCAGATGCTCGTCCAGCCGGAGGGCACGCCCGACGAGAAGCACCTGCGCGTGCGCTTCCGCTTCGACGACGGCGGTCCCGAGCTGCGGTTCGTCGACCAGCGCACGTTCGGCGGCCTCGCGCTGGCCGACCTGGTCGACTCCGACGGCGTCCTCCTGCCCTCGCCCATCGCGCACATCGCCCGTGATCCGATGGACCCGGCGTTCGACCCGGCCCGGGCGGTCCAGGCCCTGCGTTCCCGTCGCACCGAGATCAAGCGCGCCCTGCTGGACCAGACCCTGGTCTCCGGTGTGGGCAACATCTACGCCGACGAGTCGCTGTGGCGCGCCCGCCTGCACTGGGCCCGTCCCACCGAGAAGCTGACGCGCGCCCAGGGCGCGGCCGTCCTCGAGGCTGCCACCGAGGTGATGAACGAGGCGCTCCAGGCCGGCGGCACGTCGTTCGACGCGCTCTACGTCAACGTCAACGGCCAGTCCGGCTACTTCGACCGTTCGCTGAACGTCTACGGCCAGGGTGACCGGCCGTGCCGCCGCTGCGGCACGCCCATCCGCCGCGAGCCGTTCATGAACCGGTCGTCCTACTTCTGCCCGCGCTGCCAGCCCCGGCCGCGCCGCACGCACTGA
- the kdpF gene encoding K(+)-transporting ATPase subunit F: MTGLVADVVGGVTALGLIVYLFVALLQPERF; the protein is encoded by the coding sequence GTGACGGGGCTGGTGGCCGACGTCGTCGGCGGTGTGACGGCGCTGGGCCTGATCGTCTACCTGTTCGTCGCGCTGCTGCAGCCGGAGAGGTTCTGA
- the idi gene encoding isopentenyl-diphosphate Delta-isomerase — MPQEELVVLLDERFVPIGTAPKRTVHDAHTPLHLAFSCYVFDSGGRVLLTRRAIGKKTWPGVWTNSFCGHPGPGEDMASAIARRAKQELGFEVTGLWEVLPDFRYTATDAGGVVENEFCPVWVAEAAADPLPEPDEVCEWQWAGWGDLVESMSRTPFVFSPWSRLQVPRLAEALSAGATQR, encoded by the coding sequence GTGCCCCAGGAAGAACTCGTGGTGCTGCTCGACGAGCGGTTCGTCCCGATCGGGACGGCCCCGAAGAGGACGGTGCACGACGCACACACCCCGTTGCACCTGGCGTTCTCCTGCTACGTCTTCGACTCCGGCGGGCGCGTGCTGCTGACGCGCCGGGCGATCGGCAAGAAGACCTGGCCCGGGGTGTGGACCAACTCGTTCTGCGGTCACCCCGGCCCGGGCGAGGACATGGCGTCGGCCATCGCCCGCCGCGCGAAGCAGGAGCTCGGCTTCGAGGTCACCGGCCTGTGGGAGGTGCTGCCCGACTTCCGCTACACGGCCACCGACGCGGGCGGGGTCGTGGAGAACGAGTTCTGCCCGGTGTGGGTCGCCGAGGCGGCCGCCGACCCGCTGCCCGAACCGGACGAGGTGTGCGAGTGGCAGTGGGCCGGGTGGGGTGATCTCGTGGAGAGCATGAGCCGCACGCCGTTCGTGTTCAGCCCGTGGTCGCGGCTCCAGGTGCCGCGGCTGGCGGAAGCACTTTCGGCGGGTGCGACGCAGCGCTGA
- a CDS encoding DivIVA domain-containing protein, protein MYRVFEALDELVTIVEEARGVPMTSSCVVPRGDVLELLDDVRDALPREVDDAQDVLDQRDDLINKARSQAETTVNDATAEAERVTSEAAAEAERMIADAQARAEQVMADARAEAERMIAAGQAEYHNLTERARAEAERMMQAGRDAYERAVEDGRHEQSRLVSQTEVVQAAHAESARIVDEAHAEADRQRADCDAYVDGKLAEFSELLSTTLRTVDSGRNHLRAPSGLSQRQTPLYDFQP, encoded by the coding sequence GTGTACCGGGTGTTCGAGGCGCTGGACGAGCTCGTCACGATCGTCGAAGAGGCACGCGGGGTGCCCATGACGTCCAGCTGCGTGGTTCCCCGCGGGGACGTCCTCGAGCTGCTCGACGACGTGCGCGACGCGCTGCCCCGCGAGGTCGACGACGCGCAGGACGTGCTCGACCAGCGCGACGACCTGATCAACAAGGCCCGCAGCCAGGCCGAGACCACGGTCAACGACGCCACCGCCGAGGCCGAGCGGGTCACCTCCGAGGCCGCCGCCGAGGCCGAGCGCATGATCGCCGACGCGCAGGCGCGCGCCGAGCAGGTCATGGCCGACGCCCGCGCCGAGGCCGAGCGCATGATCGCCGCGGGCCAGGCCGAGTACCACAACCTCACCGAGCGGGCCCGTGCCGAGGCCGAGCGGATGATGCAGGCCGGTCGCGACGCCTACGAGCGGGCCGTCGAGGACGGCCGCCACGAGCAGTCCCGGCTGGTGTCGCAGACCGAGGTCGTGCAGGCCGCGCACGCCGAGTCCGCGCGCATCGTCGACGAGGCCCACGCCGAGGCCGACCGCCAGCGCGCCGACTGCGACGCCTACGTCGACGGCAAGCTCGCCGAGTTCTCCGAACTGCTGTCCACGACCCTGCGCACGGTCGACTCCGGCCGCAACCACCTGCGCGCCCCGTCCGGCCTGTCCCAGCGGCAAACACCCCTGTACGACTTCCAGCCCTGA
- the rnc gene encoding ribonuclease III, translating to MGGRSRSGGPAADPKPLLEALGVDLDAELLTLALTHRSYAYENGGLPPNERLEFLGDAVLGLVVTDHLYRTHPDLPEGQLAKLRASVVNMHALAGVARGLGDGGLGAHLLLGKGEELTGGRDKASILADGLEAVIGAVYLAHGIDAARDLVHRLFDALLAEAPLRGAGLDWKTSLQELTASAGLGVPEYKVEDTGPDHRKEFSATVLVAGRDLGNGNGTTKKEAEQKAAETAWRSLSEELKPEGSE from the coding sequence ATGGGGGGCAGGTCGAGATCGGGAGGGCCGGCCGCCGACCCGAAACCGTTGCTCGAAGCGCTCGGCGTCGACCTCGACGCCGAGCTGCTCACGCTAGCGCTCACCCACCGTTCGTACGCGTACGAGAACGGTGGGTTGCCGCCTAACGAGCGGCTCGAGTTCCTCGGCGACGCCGTGCTCGGTCTCGTCGTCACCGACCACCTGTACCGCACGCACCCCGATCTGCCGGAGGGGCAGCTCGCGAAGCTGCGGGCCAGCGTGGTCAACATGCACGCCCTGGCCGGAGTGGCGCGCGGGCTCGGCGACGGTGGTCTCGGTGCGCACCTGCTGCTGGGCAAGGGCGAGGAGCTCACCGGCGGGCGCGACAAGGCGAGCATCCTCGCCGACGGGCTCGAGGCCGTCATCGGTGCGGTCTACCTGGCGCACGGCATCGACGCGGCGCGCGATCTGGTGCACCGCCTGTTCGACGCGCTGCTGGCCGAGGCTCCGCTGCGCGGGGCCGGGCTGGACTGGAAGACGAGCCTGCAGGAGCTGACCGCGTCGGCCGGTCTGGGCGTCCCGGAGTACAAGGTGGAGGACACCGGGCCCGACCACCGCAAGGAGTTCAGCGCGACGGTCCTCGTGGCCGGGCGCGACCTGGGCAACGGCAACGGCACCACGAAGAAGGAAGCCGAGCAGAAGGCGGCCGAGACCGCGTGGCGCTCGCTGTCGGAGGAGCTGAAGCCCGAGGGCTCGGAGTAG